The following nucleotide sequence is from Paenibacillus andongensis.
TTTGTCAGCCGCCCCATCGATCAACATATCAAAGCATTAACCGCCATGGGCGCTAGGTTTACTTTTCACAAAGACTACTATGAAGTGGAAGTTCGCGAGCTGCGCGGCGCGGATATTTACTTCGATATGATTACATCTGGAGCCACAATCAACAGTCTGTTGGCAGCTGTTAGAGCTAACGGACGAACGATCCTACGAAACGCCGCAAAAGATCCGGAAGTGGTCGATACCGCCAACCTTTTGAATCAAATGGGGGCTAAAATCAAGGGTGCCGGTACCGATACGATTCATATCGAAGGCGTCACCTATCTACACGGCTGCTCCTATACCGTCATTCCCGATCGCTTGATAGCAGGAGCCTTACTCATGACTGCGGGAGCTACTGGCGGTACGATAACCGTCGAAGATATCATTCCGGAGCATCTCGGCTCGTGTATAGCTAAATTAGAAGAGATCGGGTTATCTTTTGAATACGGTGATAACTCCATCACAGCCTACTCTTCGGGCATACTCAAAGCAACGCGGGTCAGAACGGCGATGTATCCCGGATTTGCTACCGATTTACAGCAACCACTGACGGCACTCCTCACCAAAGCCGGAGGAAAAAGTATCGTAACGGATACGATTTATCCCAAAAGATTCAGTCATGCAGGGCAATTAATCCGACTCGGAGCTGATATCAGGGTTCGTTCGGGAAC
It contains:
- the murA gene encoding UDP-N-acetylglucosamine 1-carboxyvinyltransferase, which codes for MKAIEVEQSMNLKGTVKIPGSKNSSLALLAAACLTDEQVRLTGIPEIADYHIIRQIADDIGVHMFREETNDVYIDPRAIHSTTIDPSRASKIRTAYYFVGALLAKYGKVVIGYPGGDDFVSRPIDQHIKALTAMGARFTFHKDYYEVEVRELRGADIYFDMITSGATINSLLAAVRANGRTILRNAAKDPEVVDTANLLNQMGAKIKGAGTDTIHIEGVTYLHGCSYTVIPDRLIAGALLMTAGATGGTITVEDIIPEHLGSCIAKLEEIGLSFEYGDNSITAYSSGILKATRVRTAMYPGFATDLQQPLTALLTKAGGKSIVTDTIYPKRFSHAGQLIRLGADIRVRSGTAFVKGGLPLRGNLVHATDIRAGICLLMGGLMAEGRTSITGVEHFERGYENIVDTFCSLGAKIEVSDLPDKEIEFGA